One genomic region from Rhodothermales bacterium encodes:
- a CDS encoding carboxylate-amine ligase: protein MIPEPTFTIGIEEEYLLVDRETGALIREAPPTMLDECKKLLEGQVTPEFFQSQIEVGTHVCHTIQDARDELSRLRRAVSDVANAHDLAIIAASTHPFSATDSQKHTDKDRYAILVRDMQAVARRMVISGMHVHVAIEDADMRIDLMNQTRYILPHLLAITTSSPFWEGTNTGLMSYRIAVWNELPRTGLPEQFSSFAEFKRHADILIDAGVIEDSSKIWWDIRPSMRFPTLEMRISDLCTHLEDAICVAALYRCWLRMLYRLRRSNQRWRTYANLLLNENRWRAQRYGFERGLIDYGKGKIVPYAQLLDELLDFIQEDAEHFGCVKEVRHARTILGQGTSAHWQVRTYNEAKSSGADDTEALRAVVKMLIQETLRGVA from the coding sequence ATGATCCCTGAACCCACCTTTACGATCGGCATCGAGGAGGAATACCTCCTGGTCGATCGCGAAACGGGTGCCCTCATTCGCGAGGCGCCTCCCACGATGCTCGACGAGTGCAAGAAGCTCCTCGAGGGACAGGTAACCCCCGAATTCTTCCAGTCGCAGATCGAGGTCGGCACCCACGTCTGCCACACCATTCAGGACGCGCGCGACGAGCTGTCGCGGCTGCGACGGGCCGTGTCCGATGTGGCGAATGCGCACGACCTGGCCATCATCGCCGCCTCGACTCACCCGTTTTCGGCCACCGATAGCCAGAAGCATACAGACAAGGATCGCTACGCCATCCTCGTGCGAGACATGCAGGCCGTCGCCCGCCGCATGGTCATCAGTGGGATGCACGTACACGTGGCGATTGAAGACGCGGATATGCGGATCGATCTGATGAACCAGACCCGCTACATCCTCCCGCACCTGCTGGCGATCACGACCTCGTCGCCCTTCTGGGAGGGCACCAACACGGGGTTGATGTCGTACCGCATCGCCGTCTGGAACGAACTGCCGCGTACCGGCCTCCCCGAACAGTTTTCCAGCTTCGCCGAGTTCAAGCGGCACGCGGACATCCTCATCGACGCCGGCGTCATTGAAGACAGCTCGAAGATCTGGTGGGACATCCGGCCGAGCATGCGTTTCCCGACACTCGAGATGCGCATCTCCGACCTCTGCACCCACCTCGAAGACGCGATCTGCGTCGCCGCCCTCTACCGCTGCTGGCTCCGTATGCTCTACCGCCTTCGCCGCAGCAACCAGCGCTGGCGCACCTACGCCAACCTGCTCCTCAACGAAAACCGCTGGCGCGCCCAGCGGTACGGGTTCGAGCGCGGCCTGATCGACTACGGCAAAGGGAAGATTGTGCCCTATGCGCAGTTGCTGGACGAGTTGCTGGATTTCATCCAGGAGGACGCCGAACATTTCGGGTGCGTGAAGGAGGTCCGGCACGCCCGAACCATCCTCGGCCAGGGCACCAGCGCCCACTGGCAGGTGCGCACCTACAACGAAGCCAAATCCAGCGGCGCCGACGACACCGAAGCCCTGCGCGCTGTCGTGAAGATGCTCATCCAGGAAACGCTGCGCGGCGTGGCCTGA